The genomic stretch ATCAGATGATTCGGGTTCTTGATGTAGACGATCGGATCGCTCGCGTCGCCGCGTGGAATGACTTTGTACTGAATCCCGTCGACGCGGATGTCACCCGGGGTGGCGTGTTGCGGGTCGATGCTCCAACCGTTCCACGGCGTCTCCTCAAGGCGAGGGCGTTTTGACGGTACGGTGGACTGTTCATCATCCGGCACTCGGTGGCGTGAAATGAACAATTGCGAGGTGCCGGCGTCCGGCGCATTTTCCGTCAGGACCGGACGCCACATCAGCGTCCCCTCAACCCGTTCCAGCAACGGACCGGACGCGAGGAGTTCGTTCGAAAGCCTGGCTCTCATTCCATTCTGTGTGTCCGGTCCGATCAGCACCGTTCCGCCCTCGACAAGATCGACATAGGCATGGCGGCCCGCTGAACGAATGCCGTTCAGCAGGTCGGGAGGCGGCAGTCGGTTGACCAGCCCAGGTGCGAGAAAATAACTGCCGATCGGTCTTTGTACGGTGATGTCCCGGACGTGTGTCTCGGCAGGGAGGTCGTAGATTTCGATCATCTCCCGGCGGGTCACAGGTGGCTCAGGCAACTGCCAGGCCGGGTGGGTCAAGGTCGGATCGATCAAGGTGTCGGGCATCAGGCGCGGTGGTGTTGGAGTGTCCGGCGTGGTGTCCCGTACGACAGGCGTGGTATCCGGCGTATCTGTTTTCGGTCGGGTGGGGCGTTTGGGGCTCATTGATTGTTTGGCTCTGTCAGGCAATCGATTATCTGGAGGGCACCGCTTCCGTGCGCCAGATGAGGCGCACGATGCACAGAAATGATCGTCAAGCCGGGGTTTTGACAGGTGGTACATATGTATAGCGAAGACAGATGGACCCGATCGGGCAATCGTTCGTCAGAAGAGGCGAGGGATTTAGCGAATCATCTGCCACCCTCGCATGGCGATTCGAGGGCGGCAGTCAGTTGCAAATCTGGGCAGTCAGGACGCGATATTTCAGTGACCGCTCAGCAACGATGCCGCACCTGCGCCGCCAAACAGACCGGCGCTGATCCGGTTGAACCAGCTCTGACCCTTGCCGCTGCGCAGGTAGCGCGCCGCACCATGGGCACCGAGCCCGTAGGTCAACTTGCACAGCAGATCGAGCACCGTCCATGTGGCGATCATCACCAGCAGTTGTGGGAGGAACGGTTGTTGCGCACTGAGGAACTGCGGCAGAAACGCGGCAAAGAACAAGATGTCTTTCGGATTGCTCGCGCCCAGCACGAAGGCCCGGCTGAACAATGCGCGGAATCTTGGCACTGGCGCCGCTTGCGGAACCTCGGCGCCGGTCGATGGCTGGCGTGATTGCTGCCAGCTCTGCCAGGCGAGGTAGAACAGGTAGATCGCGCCGATGATTTTCAGGGCGCTGAACAGTTTTTCGGACGCCAGCAGCAGGGCACCCAGCCCCAGCGCCGAGGCACTGAGCAGGCAGATCGAGGCGAATACGCCACCGAGAAATGCCGGGTATGAACGGCGCAAACCGTAATTCAGACTGTTGCTGATCATCAGCAATGACAGCGGCCCCGGAATCAGGATCACCACCAGCGCAGCGCCGCTGAACAGCAGCCAGGTTTCCAGACTCATCACTTTCTCCTTTTTATCGTTATCAAGAATGTGCAAAAGCCCCACCCGCAAGGGTGAGGCTGTTTTGACGCTCGAACCGCGTGACGCTTACAAGAAGATGAACTTGGCGATGAAGATCGCGCAGAGCACCCACAGGCTGACGGAGATCTCTTTGTATTTACCGGTGCCGGCCTTCAGCGCGACATAGGTAATGAAGCCCAGCGCGATACCGTCGGCGACCGAGAAGGTCAACGGCATCATGATCGCGGTGACGATGGCCGGAATACTGTCGGTCGCTTCGTCCCATTCGATGTGCGCCATGCCGCCCATCATCAGCATCGCTACATAAATCAGCGCGCCGGCGGTGGCGTAGGCGGGAATCATGCCGGCCAGCGGTGCAAAGAACATCGCGGCTATAAATAGCACACCGACGGTGACTGCGGTAAGACCAGTCCGACCACCAGCCGCTACACCGGCGGCACTTTCCACATAGCTGGTGACCGGCGGTACGCCGACCACTGCACCGAATACGCTGGAGGCGGAGTCGGCTTTCATGGCGCGAGAGAGGTTTTCAATGCGGCCGTCAGCGCCCACCAGATTGGCGCGCTGGGCAACGCCCATCAGGGTGCCGGCGGTGTCGAACATGTGCACGAAGAGGAAGGCCAGTACCACGCTGATCATGCTGACGTTGAACACTCCCGCGACGTTCATGGCCATGAACGTCGGCGCCAGGCTTGGCGGGGCGGACATGATGCCCTCGTAGTGCACCAGACCGATGCCCCAGCCAGCCAGGGTCACGGTGATGATGCTGATGAGGATTGCACCGAACACCTTGTGGTAGCTGAGGATCGCGATCATCAGGAAGCAGATGGCGGCGAGCAGCGGGCCGGGTTCACGCAGCGAGCCAAGCTTGATCAGCGTGGCCGGGCTGTCGACGACAATGCCGGCGGTCTTCAGGCCGATCAGCCCGAGGAACAGACCCACACCGGCACCCATCGCAAAGCGCAGGCTGACCGGAATGCTATTGAGCAGCCATTCGCGAATCCGCGAAAAGGTCAGGATCATGAACAGCACACCCGAGACGAACACCGCACCCAGCGCGGTTTCCCAGTTGTAGCCCATGGTGCCGACCACGGTGTAGGTGAAGAATGCGTTGAGGCCCATGCCCGGCGCCAGGCCCACCGGCCAGTTGGCGTACAGACCCATCAGCAGGCAGCCCAGCGCGGCGGCGATACAGGTGGCGACGAAGGCAGCACCGTGATCGATCCCGGCATCGGCCATGATGTTCGGGTTGACGAAAATGATGTAGGCCATGGTGATGAAGGTTGTCAGACCGGCGATCAGCTCGGTCTTCACCGTGGTGCCATGCAAGCTGAGTTTAAAGAGGCGCTCAAGCAGGCCATTGCGTAACGGCGGCGAGAGTTCCAGCGTCGATGCTTCGGATTTGCGGCTTTCCACAGCGAGTACTCCTCAAGAGTTTTATTGTTATTTCCAGGGCCGGACCCTATGAGGGGGTGGCAGCGGCCCTTTGAGGCATACGCGAATTTGTTGACCATGCGGTCAGGAACTCGCACGCTGTGGATTATGCTTTTGTATACAAATAAAGCAAATAATGTTTTTGGTTTTGTCGACGAAAGTTTTGAGGATCGGGCTATATCACTCGATCGCGCGGTTTTTCCCCAGCGCCAGATTCACCGCCAGCCAGCCGTTGACCGCCGTTTCGCCCGCTTCGGCAAACACTCGCTCCAGCAATTTCACCTGCTCGCGGCGCAATGCCTGTTCAAATTTCGCGCCTTCGACGGTCAACGTCAGAAGCCGTTTACGTTTGTCTTCTTCGGACGCCACGCTGTCCACCAGGTGCATTTCCTGCAATTGACGCAACGGCATGTTCAACGCCTGTTTGCTCACACCGAGTAGCGCGAGCAACTCCTTGACGCTCAGGTTCGGGTAGCGGGCGATGAAAAACACGATGCGCTGATGCACACGAGACAAGCCGCGACGCTCAAGCATTTCGTCAGCCTTGGCGGTGAACGCCTGGTAACCGAAGAAGAACGCTTCCATGGCTTGCTGTTGGCTGGTGCAGTTTTTAAGGTCAAGCATATTGACGTTTCCACTGAGGCTGTCGTAATTTCAGTCAACAAGTTTGACTCATTTTTCTCATGCCTCGCTAGCGGTGACTTCCATGGCTTTTTCCGAACGTGTCTCGCGTCTCAAAAGTTCTCTGATCCGTGAAATCCTGGCCGCAGCTCAGCGCCCGGAAGTCATGTCCTTCGCGGGCGGTTTGCCTGCTGAAGCCATGCTGCCGAAGGTCGAATGGGCCGACATGCCGCTGTCTCTCGGCCAGTACGGCATGAGCGAAGGCGAGCCCGCGTTGCGTGAAGCGCTGGCGGCAGAGGCGAGGGCGCTGGGTTTGCGGTGTGAGGCGAGTCAGGTGCTGGTGGTCAGCGGTTCCCAGCAAACCCTCGATCTGGCGGCCAAGCTGTACATCGACAAGGGCACCGAAGTCCTGCTCGAAGCGCCGACTTATCTGGCGGCGTTGCAGATCTTCCAGCTGTTCGGCGCCGAATGCCTGACCGTGCCGCTGGAGGCCGATGGACCAAATCTGGCACAACTGCGCCTGCGCCTGGAACAGCATCGCCCAGCGTTCATCTATTTGATTCCGACATTCCAGAATCCGTCCGCCGTACGCTACAGCGAAGCCAAGCGCGAGGCCGTCGCAGCACTGCTCGACGAATTCGGCGTAACCCTGATCGAAGACGAGCCTTACCGCGAACTGACTTTCGACGGTGGCAGCGCCCAACCGATTGCCGGACGCCTGAAGAAATCCAGCTGGATCTACACCGGCACTGTGTCGAAAACCCTGTTGCCGGGTCTGCGCGTCGGCTACCTGATCGCCAGCCCCGATCTGTTTCCGCACCTGCTCAAACTCAAACAATCGGCGGATCTGCACACCAACCGCATCGGTCAGTGGCAGGCGTTGCAGTGGATCGGCAGCGAGAAATATCAACAGCACTTGAGTGAATTGCGCGGCTTCTACCGTCAGCGTCGCGATGCTTTTCAATCAGCGCTGGAAACTCACTTCGCCGATCTGGCTGACTGGAATACACCCCAGGGCGGGCTGTTTTTCTGGCTGACGCTGAAGCAGCCGCTGGACACGCGTACGTTGCTGAACACCGCTCTGGCCAACGATGTGGCGTTCATGCCGGGCGAGCCGTTTTTCCCCGACCCGGATCGCAACCACGGTCATCTGCGCCTGAACTTCAGTCACATCGACCCCGCCCGGCTGGACGAAGGCCTCAAACGTCTGGCAGCGGTGGTGCGCCAGGCGCAGGCCGCACAGGCGGCATAAAAAAACCGGCCATCAGGCCGGTTTTTTTATTCAGACTGCGGCGAACCGCTTGTTCAGGTATTCGATGATCGTGTTGGACTCATACATCCAGGTGGTCTGACCGTTCTCTTCGATGCGCAGGCACGGCACTTTGATCTTGCCACCCTGTTCCAGCAGGGTCTGGCGATCCTGCTCGTTGTTTTTCGCATCCTTCAGGGCCACCGGCACATTCAGGCGACGCAGGCTGCGGCGGGTCTTCACGCAGAACGGGCAGGCGTGGAACTGATACAGGGTCAGGTCTTTCGCGGCGGTATCCACCTGAGCCTGGGCAGCGGCGGGGCGCTGTTTCTTGCCCGGGCGGGTCAGGAAATCAACGAAGATGATCAGTTGGCCGAGGCCGACACGAAGCGCTTTGACGAACACGTTACAAGCCTCACAGGGACATTGAAGAAGGCGCGCAGCTTACCCGATTTTTCACGGGCGAAAAAAAACCGGCGATCAACGCCGGTTTTTTTGTGTCACGAATTACTTGATCAGGCTGAGAAACTCGCTGCGGGTCGCCGCGTTTTCGCGGAACTCACCGAGCATCACCGAGGTGATCATCGACGAATTCTGCTTCTCCACACCGCGCATCATCATGCACATGTGCTTGGCCTCGATCACCACGGCCACGCCCAGCGCGCCGGTGACCTGCTGGACCGCATCGGCGATCTGGCGGCTGAGGTTTTCCTGGATCTGCAGGCGGCGGGCGTACATGTCGACGATCCGCGCGACCTTCGACAGGCCCAGCACTTTGCCGCTCGGGATATACGCGACGTGGGCCTTGCCGATGAACGGCAGCAGGTGGTGTTCGCACAACGAGTAGAGCTCGATGTCCTTGACCAGCACCATTTCGCTGTTGTCGGAGCTGAACAGGGCACCGTTGGTGACCTCTTCGAGCGTCTGTTCATAACCGCGGCAGAGGTACTGCATGGCTTTGGCGGCACGCTTTGGCGTGTCGAGCAGGCCCTCGCGGGACACGTCCTCGCCCAGTTGGCCGAGAATCGCGGTGTAATTCTGTTCCAGGGACATGAAACTACCTGTGGGGATTTTCGCAAAGGGCAAGGGTACGGTGGCGGACACGACCCTGCAAGTTCGGTGTGACGGGATTATTCGTCGCGGCCTTCCATCATGGTGCGTTTGAGCATCACGTAAACCGCGCCGGCGCCGCCGTGTTTCGCCTGGCACGAGCAGAAACCGAGCACTTGCGCATGCTGGCGCAGCCAAGTGTTGACGTGGCTCTTGATCATCGGCCGCTTGCCGTCCAGCCGCACAGCCTTGCCGTGGGTGACGCGCACGCAGCGGATTTCGAATTTGGTCGCTTCGGCGAGAAACGCCCAAAGGGTTTCCCGGGCCTTTTCGACGCTCATGCCGTGCAGGTCGAGGCTGCCTTCGAACGGGATCTGCCCGACCTTGAGCTTGCGCATCTGGCTTTCCTGCACCCCGTCGCGGGCCCACATCAGCTCGTCTTCGGGCCCGACGTCGATCACGAACTGATCGGACAGACCGTCAACAGTGGTGGTTTCGGTACGGATGGTCGCGGACCGGCGCAGCTTGGCGATCTGTGCACGGTCAGCCTTGGGTTTGCCGGTGTCGGCGCGGTCGTGCTTGATCGGCTTGACGCCTTGGATCGCACTTTTGAACAGGGAAAAATCGTCGTCTTGCATATCAGCCTCCGCGAAGGGCGGCCAGTTTACCCAAACAGACACAAAACGGCCCGGCAAAAAGCCAGGCCGTCGATTCAGTCGTGTTTTTTCATCAGGTGCGGGGACATGTTCAGTTCCCGCGATTGCCGTGCGCGACGCCGGCAACGACGCCACAGGGCCACGCCGAAATACAGGAACAACAGGCCGACAGCGAGAATGATCGCCGAGCCCATCGGGGTTGCGTTCAAGTCGCCGAGTGCCGGTGGGTGCCCCAGCAGGCTGGCGGCCCCGGCCAGCGCCAGCAGCACGCCGAACGTCGCCAGAATGGCGGCGATCGCTGCGCCGAAACGAAAACGCCAGTTGCTTTGGCCTTTGGGCCGCAAGCGGCGTGCGTCAAATCCATCGGATAACTTCATTCCGACCTTCCTCAATGGGTATCGGCCCTTCGACCGGGAGTTGACCGGGTTGTTCCTGAGGCTAGGGTAATTGAAGCAAATGCGAGGTCTTTGCAGATGAGCGGCGGGCTGAGCCGCTCATTTACGCTCGATCAGATCAGATCCTGGGTCAGCGCGAGGGTGGCGAAGTTGTCGGCCATGATCGCCATTTCCGCCTCCTGAACCTGTTCGGCACTGAGCACGCGACCCTTGAACGGCAGGTCACGGGTCGCGCAGGCGTCTTCGACCAGGGTGCAACGGAAACCCAGGTTCTTCGCCGCGCGCACGGTGGTGCTGACGCTGGAGTGGCTCATGAAACCGCAGACGATCAGGTCCAGCGAACCGATGGTTTGCAGACGATCGTAGAGTTCGGTGCCGTGGAAAGCGCTCGGCAGCAGTTTGCCGATAATGGTTTCATCGCCCAGGGGTTCCAGGCCGGGGATGAATTCGCCGCGTTCGCCTTGCGGGTCGAACAGACCGCCGACGGTGCCGAGGTGGCGTACGTGCACGATCGGACGGCCGGCTGCGCGGGCGGCGGCAACCAGTTGTTTGATGTTCGCGACAGCCGCGTCCATGCCGCTCAGGGCCAGCGGGCCGCTGAGGTACTCTTTCTGGGCATCGATGATGACCACGGTGGCATGGCTCAACGTGGCCGCTGCGTAACCGCGACCGCTGAGTTGAAACATCGTTTTTGGAACGGACATTCTGGGGCTCCTTGGGGTGGGGCTTTTGCGACATTGTCCTCTGGCTGAGCGGTTCTGTGAATCGCTACCATCGTAGGCACCGTCGTTACTGGCCTGCAGCCTCGTCAAGTTACACGTTCTGTTCAATAGCTGATAAAGAATTCGGAACACTCCTACCGTCGCCCCGGGATTTTTCCTGCGTCGTCGCGGCGCGTTTTGGCTGGTAGAATCGCCAGTCGTTTTTTCTGGAGTTCTGCCCCGTGATCACTTCCCGACTTCGTACCCTGCGCGACCACATCCGTTGGGCCGTCAGCCGCTTCCATGGGGAGGATCTGTTTTTCGGCCATGGCACCGACAATGCCTGGGACGAAGCCCGGCAACTTGTGCTCGGCGCTTTGCACCTGCCATGGGAAATCGCCGACAGCTATCTGGACTGCGCGCTGGAAGACGACGAACTGGTCAACCTGCAACGCCTGCTCAAGCGCCGCATCGAAGAACGCATTCCGACCGCTTACCTGCTGGGCGAGGCGTGGTTCTGCGGCATGTCGTTCATCGTCGATGAGCGCGTGCTGATCCCGCGTTCGCCGATTGGCGAGTTGATCGAAAACCGTTTTGCACCGTGGATCGGCGACGAACCGGCGCGGATTCTCGACCTGTGCACCGGCTCCGGCTGCATCGGCATCGCTTGCGCCTACGAATTCCAGAACGCCGAAGTGGTGCTGGCGGACCTGTCGTTCGAAGCGCTGGAAGTGGCGAACCAGAACATCGAGCGTCATGGCGTCGATGAGCGTGTGTTCACTGTGCAGGGCGATGGTTTTGAGGGTTTGCCGGGTCAACGTTTCGACCTGATCGTGTCGAACCCGCCCTACGTCGACGCGGAAGATTTCGCCGACATGCCGGACGAATATCAACACGAGCCGGAATTGGGTCTGGCCTGCGGCGATGACGGTTTGAACCTGGTGCGCCGGATGCTCGCCGAAGCGGCGGATCACCTGACCGAGAAAGGTTTGCTGATTGTCGAGGTGGGCAACAGCCAGGTACACGTCGAAGCGCTGTACCCGGAAGTCGATTTCGCCTGGCTGGAATTCCAGCGCGGCGGGCATGGCGTGTTCATGCTGACCGCCGAACAGTGCCGCGATCATCAGGCCCTGTTCGCTTCCCGCGTCTGACCTGAGCCGATCGTTCCCACCTCGGTGGGAACGATCATTGGCTTAGCGGTGTGTGGCAATCCAGATCAGCAAGCCGGCCTGGAACACTGCAAACGCCACCAGACACGTAATGGTGAAGCGCAAACCCGCGTCTTCACGCTTGAACTTGCTGACCTTGTCTTCCTGCTTTTTCAGCTTCACTTCCTGCTCGGCCAGGTTCTGCTCGGCCTGCTGCAACATCTGCGCAGCCTCGAGAATCTCGACGATCTGCAGCTTTTCGCTGTTCCAGTCGCCCAGCAAGTCGCCGACCTGCACTTCCTTGACGCTGCCCTTCAAATGCTGGGCGTCGGCGTAAACCACATCAAATCCATGCACGCGCAGAAAGTGATCGCGGCGCAGGCGCGTGTCTTCGTTCAGCGCGTCCTTGTTGTTCAAGTCCATGCCGTCGACGGTGTAGGTGGGCCAGCGCTTTTTCGCCCAGTTGATGCCCTGGGCGGCCATGAAACGGCCGATGCCACGGTTCAGCG from Pseudomonas allokribbensis encodes the following:
- a CDS encoding LysE family translocator, translating into MSLETWLLFSGAALVVILIPGPLSLLMISNSLNYGLRRSYPAFLGGVFASICLLSASALGLGALLLASEKLFSALKIIGAIYLFYLAWQSWQQSRQPSTGAEVPQAAPVPRFRALFSRAFVLGASNPKDILFFAAFLPQFLSAQQPFLPQLLVMIATWTVLDLLCKLTYGLGAHGAARYLRSGKGQSWFNRISAGLFGGAGAASLLSGH
- a CDS encoding NCS2 family permease → MESRKSEASTLELSPPLRNGLLERLFKLSLHGTTVKTELIAGLTTFITMAYIIFVNPNIMADAGIDHGAAFVATCIAAALGCLLMGLYANWPVGLAPGMGLNAFFTYTVVGTMGYNWETALGAVFVSGVLFMILTFSRIREWLLNSIPVSLRFAMGAGVGLFLGLIGLKTAGIVVDSPATLIKLGSLREPGPLLAAICFLMIAILSYHKVFGAILISIITVTLAGWGIGLVHYEGIMSAPPSLAPTFMAMNVAGVFNVSMISVVLAFLFVHMFDTAGTLMGVAQRANLVGADGRIENLSRAMKADSASSVFGAVVGVPPVTSYVESAAGVAAGGRTGLTAVTVGVLFIAAMFFAPLAGMIPAYATAGALIYVAMLMMGGMAHIEWDEATDSIPAIVTAIMMPLTFSVADGIALGFITYVALKAGTGKYKEISVSLWVLCAIFIAKFIFL
- a CDS encoding MarR family winged helix-turn-helix transcriptional regulator; the encoded protein is MLDLKNCTSQQQAMEAFFFGYQAFTAKADEMLERRGLSRVHQRIVFFIARYPNLSVKELLALLGVSKQALNMPLRQLQEMHLVDSVASEEDKRKRLLTLTVEGAKFEQALRREQVKLLERVFAEAGETAVNGWLAVNLALGKNRAIE
- a CDS encoding PLP-dependent aminotransferase family protein, which gives rise to MAFSERVSRLKSSLIREILAAAQRPEVMSFAGGLPAEAMLPKVEWADMPLSLGQYGMSEGEPALREALAAEARALGLRCEASQVLVVSGSQQTLDLAAKLYIDKGTEVLLEAPTYLAALQIFQLFGAECLTVPLEADGPNLAQLRLRLEQHRPAFIYLIPTFQNPSAVRYSEAKREAVAALLDEFGVTLIEDEPYRELTFDGGSAQPIAGRLKKSSWIYTGTVSKTLLPGLRVGYLIASPDLFPHLLKLKQSADLHTNRIGQWQALQWIGSEKYQQHLSELRGFYRQRRDAFQSALETHFADLADWNTPQGGLFFWLTLKQPLDTRTLLNTALANDVAFMPGEPFFPDPDRNHGHLRLNFSHIDPARLDEGLKRLAAVVRQAQAAQAA
- a CDS encoding glutathione S-transferase N-terminal domain-containing protein, with the translated sequence MFVKALRVGLGQLIIFVDFLTRPGKKQRPAAAQAQVDTAAKDLTLYQFHACPFCVKTRRSLRRLNVPVALKDAKNNEQDRQTLLEQGGKIKVPCLRIEENGQTTWMYESNTIIEYLNKRFAAV
- the folE gene encoding GTP cyclohydrolase I FolE encodes the protein MSLEQNYTAILGQLGEDVSREGLLDTPKRAAKAMQYLCRGYEQTLEEVTNGALFSSDNSEMVLVKDIELYSLCEHHLLPFIGKAHVAYIPSGKVLGLSKVARIVDMYARRLQIQENLSRQIADAVQQVTGALGVAVVIEAKHMCMMMRGVEKQNSSMITSVMLGEFRENAATRSEFLSLIK
- a CDS encoding Smr/MutS family protein; this encodes MQDDDFSLFKSAIQGVKPIKHDRADTGKPKADRAQIAKLRRSATIRTETTTVDGLSDQFVIDVGPEDELMWARDGVQESQMRKLKVGQIPFEGSLDLHGMSVEKARETLWAFLAEATKFEIRCVRVTHGKAVRLDGKRPMIKSHVNTWLRQHAQVLGFCSCQAKHGGAGAVYVMLKRTMMEGRDE
- a CDS encoding cysteine hydrolase family protein — its product is MSVPKTMFQLSGRGYAAATLSHATVVIIDAQKEYLSGPLALSGMDAAVANIKQLVAAARAAGRPIVHVRHLGTVGGLFDPQGERGEFIPGLEPLGDETIIGKLLPSAFHGTELYDRLQTIGSLDLIVCGFMSHSSVSTTVRAAKNLGFRCTLVEDACATRDLPFKGRVLSAEQVQEAEMAIMADNFATLALTQDLI
- the prmB gene encoding 50S ribosomal protein L3 N(5)-glutamine methyltransferase, producing MITSRLRTLRDHIRWAVSRFHGEDLFFGHGTDNAWDEARQLVLGALHLPWEIADSYLDCALEDDELVNLQRLLKRRIEERIPTAYLLGEAWFCGMSFIVDERVLIPRSPIGELIENRFAPWIGDEPARILDLCTGSGCIGIACAYEFQNAEVVLADLSFEALEVANQNIERHGVDERVFTVQGDGFEGLPGQRFDLIVSNPPYVDAEDFADMPDEYQHEPELGLACGDDGLNLVRRMLAEAADHLTEKGLLIVEVGNSQVHVEALYPEVDFAWLEFQRGGHGVFMLTAEQCRDHQALFASRV